The proteins below come from a single Conger conger chromosome 10, fConCon1.1, whole genome shotgun sequence genomic window:
- the slc17a9b gene encoding solute carrier family 17 member 9b translates to MAILQKHGKNSNLDLANLKDNPPDDFGTAGSQKKWTEPNSNWSRPLARIWTVVLLLGTCLLYCARVAMPICAVNMAGQFKWSKSESGMVLGSFFWGYCFTQVLGGYVSDRVGGEKVLLLSAAAWGAMTAFTPILAHLCSQPIVSMTLARFLVGLLQGVHYPSLASLCSQKVVESERGFLMSTVGSGSYLGTLVIGGVGSLMLDLYGWESVFYVSGLLGVLWAYCMWKYLLKGEGPIITLESLGSAGAQSKMSKRHWLRLFRHPAVCAVIITHLCTASTFFTLLSWLPTFFKDTFPDAKGWVFNVIPWFVAIPSSLFSGCLSDHLIGQGFDTASVRKLMQFFSMGVSSIFTLALCGTTTFSTAVAFVSATMGLTTFSHCGVSLNVQDLAPSCAGALFGVMNTCGAFTGVIMVYFSGYLIEATGSWASVFALISVVNLLGLCSFLLFAEARRVDIEGVKSKYHNIHI, encoded by the exons ATGGCAATTTTACAAAAACATGGAAAGAATTCCAATCTGGATTTGGCCAACCTCAAAGACAACCCCCCAGACGATTTCGGTACAGCTGGATCTCAGAAGAAGTGGACAGAACCGAATTCGAACTGGTCGAG ACCACTAGCGCGGATATGGACGGTAGTTCTCCTGTTAGGTACCTGCCTGCTGTATTGTGCTCGGGTCGCAATGCCGATCTGTGCTGTCAACATGGCGGGCCAGTTCAAATGGAGCAAGAGCGAGTCAGGAATGGTGCTGGGCAGCTTCTTCTGGGGCTACTGCTTTACCCAGGTCCTTGGGGGCTATGTCAGTGACAG GGTGGGTGGAGAGAaggtcctcctcctctctgctgcTGCCTGGGGTGCAATGACCGCCTTTACCCCCATTCTGGCTCACCTCTGCTCCCAACCCATAGTTTCCATGACACTGGCCAGGTTCCTTGTGGGACTACTTCAAG GTGTTCACTACCCTTCACTGGCCAGTCTTTGCTCACAGAAGGTTGTTGAGAGTGAAAGAGGATTCCTGATGAGCACAGTTGGAAGCGGCTCTTACCTGGG AACCTTGGTGATTGGGGGTGTAGGCTCCCTGATGCTGGATCTCTACGGGTGGGAGAGTGTCTTCTATGTGTCAGGTCTGCTGGGTGTACTTTGGGCCTACTGCATGTGGAAGTATCTATTAAAAGGGGAAG GTCCGATCATCACATTAGAGTCATTGGGAAGTGCTGGCGCACAGTCGAAGATGTCCAAGAGACACTGGCTGCGCTTGTTCAGGCACCCAGCTGTGTG TGCTGTGATCATTACCCATCTTTGCACAGCCAGTACCTTTTTCACACTCTTGTCCTGGCTGCCAACCTTCTTCAAGGATACATTTCCTGATGCCAAG GGCTGGGTGTTCAATGTAATCCCCTGGTTTGTGGccatcccctcctccctcttcaGCGGCTGTCTCTCCGATCACCTCATCGGGCAAG GGTTTGACACAGCCTCGGTCAGGAAACTGATGCAG TTCTTCTCAATGGGTGTCTCCAGTATCTTCACCCTGGCCTTGTGTGGCACCACCACCTTCTCCACAGCTGTGGCCTTTGTGTCCGCAACCATGGGTCTCACCACCTTCAGCCACTG TGGTGTTTCTCTGAACGTGCAGGACCTGGCCCCATCTTGTGCTGGAGCTCTGTTTG GGGTTATGAACACATGTGGAGCATTCACCG GAGTTATCATGGTGTATTTCTCGGGATACTTGATTGAAGCGACTGGGTCCTGGGCGTCCGTGTTCGCCCTCATATCCGTGGTCAACCTCCTGGGGCTCTGCTCCTTCCTGTTGTTCGCTGAGGCCCGGCGGGTCGACATTGAGGGGGTCAAGTCCAAGTATCACAACATTCACATCTGA